One Leptolyngbya sp. SIO1E4 genomic region harbors:
- a CDS encoding TonB-dependent receptor has translation MHQLQRLFWLTGVFSVALAAAAQADSLEVSAVSETEGISVEELEPSADPAPATTVEEWMSQMEAPAPPPEAATDLAQALTEITAIRVSETANGLELVLEAAAPLAEPQTSVVGNALTAEIPNAVLNLPEGEVFEQFAPAEGLALVRVTELPDNRVQISITGTEAPPQTQISADAGTLVLSVVPGVATATNADDEAIQVVVTGEEDEGYNPSNASTATRTDTPLRDIPQSIQVVPRQVIEDQQARSLQDVTRNVSGVFQGSSFGNSLNTSIIRGFQTDVFLRDGFRDPTRILRETADLERIEVLKGPASVLYGTLEPGGIINLVTKQPLEDPLYSVDLTVGSFGFVEPSIDLGGSLNESGTLLYRLNALYENGGNFRDFDDQEVERLFIAPSLTWQISDNTDITFNFDYFDDERPYDRGIVAFGNGVADIPSDRILGELDDVAKTESLEAGYLLEHRFSDSWRLRNNFRFNSLDRFDIFTDPQSLDESTGILTRRFGDLERTDEIYSLQTNVVGEFSTGSVEHTLLFGIDLFRETLDLDNRFSENGVPSSINIFDPEYGIVPRPERNELPLNLILDSQTNTLGIYLQDQIELSEQWQLLVGGRFDIVDQESFLDGSFFGESSSSQQQEEAFSPRLGIVYQPIELLSLYASFTQSFVPNSSVDEDGNLLDPERGNQYEVGIKGDFLDGNLSATLAAFNINKTNIAIADPDLPGVSRPIGEQRSRGIEIDLRGEILPGWNIFASYAYTDAEITEDDGSEDEGNRLFGVPEHAASLWTTYEIQAGDLQGLGFGAGVFFVGERQGDTANSFQVPSYTRVDASISYRRDNWRAGINFQNLFDIAYIESIENDRLEVYPGAPFTVLANFSIEF, from the coding sequence ATGCATCAACTACAAAGACTATTTTGGCTGACGGGTGTGTTTTCGGTGGCGCTGGCTGCTGCTGCCCAGGCCGACTCTCTGGAGGTGTCTGCTGTTTCGGAAACTGAGGGGATCTCAGTAGAGGAGCTGGAGCCCAGCGCCGACCCCGCACCCGCTACCACCGTTGAAGAATGGATGAGCCAAATGGAGGCACCAGCGCCGCCCCCTGAAGCCGCGACAGACCTGGCCCAGGCGCTCACCGAGATTACGGCGATTCGGGTAAGCGAAACAGCAAATGGACTGGAGCTCGTTTTAGAAGCGGCGGCCCCTCTGGCAGAGCCGCAAACCTCAGTAGTGGGCAATGCGCTGACGGCGGAAATTCCCAATGCGGTGCTGAATTTGCCGGAGGGCGAGGTGTTTGAGCAGTTTGCTCCGGCGGAGGGCCTTGCGCTGGTGCGCGTAACGGAGCTGCCGGATAACCGCGTGCAGATTTCCATCACGGGTACGGAGGCCCCACCGCAGACGCAGATCAGCGCCGATGCAGGCACCTTGGTGCTGAGCGTGGTGCCGGGAGTCGCCACCGCCACCAATGCCGATGATGAGGCGATTCAGGTGGTGGTGACAGGGGAAGAGGATGAGGGCTATAACCCGTCGAATGCGAGTACGGCGACTCGCACCGATACACCCCTGCGGGATATTCCCCAATCGATTCAGGTGGTGCCGCGACAAGTAATTGAAGACCAGCAGGCTCGGAGTCTTCAAGATGTTACCCGCAACGTTAGTGGTGTCTTTCAGGGAAGTTCCTTTGGTAATTCTTTGAATACGTCTATCATTCGCGGATTTCAGACGGATGTTTTCCTGCGAGATGGTTTTAGAGATCCGACCCGAATATTAAGAGAAACTGCTGATTTGGAAAGAATAGAAGTCCTTAAAGGACCTGCTTCGGTACTGTACGGCACCCTAGAGCCAGGGGGCATTATTAACTTAGTCACCAAACAGCCTTTGGAAGACCCTTTATACTCAGTGGACTTGACAGTTGGCAGTTTTGGTTTTGTCGAACCGAGCATCGACCTGGGCGGTTCCTTGAACGAAAGTGGCACTCTGCTCTATCGCTTGAATGCTCTTTACGAAAACGGCGGTAATTTTCGCGATTTTGACGACCAGGAAGTGGAGCGGCTTTTTATTGCCCCAAGCTTGACTTGGCAAATTAGCGACAACACTGATATTACCTTTAACTTTGACTACTTCGATGACGAGCGACCATACGACAGAGGAATTGTTGCCTTTGGAAATGGAGTTGCTGATATTCCCTCTGATCGTATATTGGGCGAACTAGACGATGTCGCAAAAACCGAGTCTCTTGAAGCTGGTTATCTGCTAGAACATCGTTTCAGCGATAGCTGGAGACTACGTAATAATTTCCGCTTCAACTCATTAGATCGCTTCGATATTTTTACTGACCCCCAAAGTCTTGACGAGTCAACAGGAATTTTAACTAGAAGATTTGGCGACCTTGAGCGTACAGATGAAATTTATTCCCTGCAAACTAACGTAGTTGGTGAGTTCTCGACAGGTTCAGTAGAACACACCTTATTGTTCGGGATCGATCTGTTTCGGGAAACCCTAGACCTCGACAACCGCTTTAGCGAGAACGGTGTTCCTTCGTCGATTAATATCTTCGATCCAGAGTATGGTATTGTTCCCCGACCAGAGCGAAACGAACTTCCACTGAACCTGATTTTGGACTCTCAGACCAATACCCTGGGTATTTATCTACAAGACCAAATTGAACTAAGCGAACAGTGGCAACTGCTGGTGGGGGGACGCTTCGATATCGTAGATCAAGAATCGTTTTTAGATGGCAGTTTCTTTGGCGAAAGCAGCAGTTCACAGCAGCAAGAAGAGGCTTTTAGTCCTCGACTCGGTATTGTTTATCAACCCATCGAACTGCTGTCTCTCTACGCCAGTTTTACTCAGTCCTTTGTACCCAATTCTAGCGTTGATGAAGACGGCAACCTGCTGGATCCCGAACGGGGCAACCAGTACGAAGTGGGCATCAAAGGAGACTTCCTTGACGGCAACCTATCTGCTACTCTAGCTGCCTTTAATATCAATAAAACCAACATTGCGATTGCTGACCCTGACCTTCCAGGGGTGAGCCGACCGATTGGGGAACAGAGGAGTCGAGGCATTGAAATAGATCTCAGAGGAGAGATTCTACCAGGCTGGAATATCTTTGCCTCCTACGCTTACACCGATGCGGAGATCACTGAAGATGATGGTAGTGAAGACGAAGGTAATCGTCTGTTTGGGGTACCCGAGCATGCAGCCAGCCTGTGGACGACCTACGAAATTCAGGCGGGAGATTTACAGGGTTTGGGCTTTGGTGCCGGAGTATTCTTTGTTGGCGAGCGGCAAGGGGATACTGCAAACAGTTTTCAAGTACCTAGCTATACTCGCGTCGATGCTAGCATCTCTTATCGGAGAGACAACTGGCGGGCAGGGATTAACTTTCAGAATCTTTTTGACATTGCTTATATCGAGTCCATTGAGAATGACAGACTAGAAGTTTACCCTGGAGCTCCGTTTACGGTGCTAGCTAACTTCTCGATAGAGTTTTAA
- a CDS encoding helix-turn-helix transcriptional regulator → MTITLSQRDYWDLVNASRCTHQSLAVQPFETIIPYPEQLGRGSHRFIQLREGVGLRISHFQLHTEDVEMVSPERSHPFEYYFCLSGRVYGQEVVAAGQYYLNGSGMAPAEVTGDSADEPILSVNVHIEPFALKTFLGETFDFTSGGLSHLIRPNDRLYYQRLGVSTMAMQAALHQILNCPFDGITKKAYLESKVWELMALLIDQELQQPAVKQRPKPLKADDIERIHYAREVLTVRLSDPPSLMELARLAGINDCKLKAGFRQVFGTTVFGYLHNCRMERSRQLLDTGEMTVAEASQAVGYANRSHFAIAFRKKFGLNPGIYRRQQQPFG, encoded by the coding sequence ATGACCATTACCCTCTCTCAGCGTGACTATTGGGACTTAGTCAATGCCTCGCGATGCACTCATCAGTCCCTTGCAGTGCAGCCCTTTGAGACGATCATTCCCTATCCAGAGCAGTTAGGCCGGGGTTCCCATCGCTTCATTCAACTACGGGAAGGCGTGGGGCTGAGAATTTCACATTTTCAGCTCCATACAGAGGATGTGGAAATGGTTTCGCCTGAGCGATCGCACCCATTTGAGTATTACTTTTGTCTTTCCGGTAGGGTATATGGACAAGAAGTGGTTGCCGCAGGCCAATACTACTTAAACGGCAGCGGCATGGCCCCAGCTGAAGTCACTGGAGACTCAGCCGATGAGCCGATTTTAAGCGTCAATGTTCACATCGAGCCGTTCGCATTAAAAACTTTTTTAGGAGAGACGTTTGACTTTACCAGCGGTGGACTGTCTCACCTAATCAGACCCAATGATCGGCTCTATTATCAGCGCCTTGGTGTTTCGACAATGGCGATGCAGGCAGCCCTGCATCAAATTCTCAACTGCCCCTTTGACGGCATTACTAAAAAAGCTTATTTGGAAAGCAAAGTCTGGGAGCTGATGGCGCTGCTGATTGACCAGGAACTTCAGCAGCCAGCGGTTAAGCAGCGGCCAAAGCCTTTAAAGGCTGACGATATCGAGCGGATTCACTATGCCAGAGAGGTCTTGACGGTGCGGCTTAGCGATCCGCCTTCTTTGATGGAGCTGGCGCGCCTGGCGGGCATTAATGACTGCAAGCTCAAAGCGGGGTTTCGGCAGGTCTTCGGCACGACGGTATTTGGCTATTTGCACAATTGCCGCATGGAGCGATCGCGCCAGCTTTTAGACACAGGTGAAATGACTGTTGCTGAAGCGTCACAGGCGGTGGGATATGCCAACCGCAGCCACTTTGCGATCGCCTTTCGCAAAAAGTTTGGCCTGAATCCTGGCATCTATCGCAGACAACAGCAGCCTTTTGGGTAA
- a CDS encoding DUF86 domain-containing protein — MTKRALSEYLDDILAAIADIEAFTDGIDFNEFRENREKVLAVVKSIEILGEATKKIPDEVRRAHPQVAWRSITGMRDMLVHEYWGIDMAVVWSTVEEGIPSLKAVIMEIKRSV; from the coding sequence ATGACGAAACGTGCTCTCTCAGAATATCTTGATGATATTTTGGCTGCGATCGCTGATATTGAAGCTTTCACCGATGGGATTGATTTTAATGAATTTCGAGAAAATCGAGAGAAAGTCTTAGCCGTTGTCAAATCCATTGAAATTTTAGGAGAAGCGACTAAGAAAATTCCCGATGAAGTCCGTAGAGCACATCCACAAGTTGCTTGGCGCTCAATTACTGGCATGAGAGATATGTTAGTTCATGAATATTGGGGAATTGATATGGCGGTCGTTTGGTCCACTGTCGAAGAAGGAATTCCATCACTGAAAGCAGTGATTATGGAAATTAAGCGAAGCGTTTAG
- a CDS encoding nucleotidyltransferase family protein produces the protein MKTLDDFKQILRQNKSLLQEQYQVTMLGIFGSYARGEQTAESDLDILIDYDKAPTLFQLVELRDYLSEQVGLRVDLVTKNGLKSRIKARVLAEIIYI, from the coding sequence ATGAAAACTTTAGATGATTTCAAGCAAATTTTGAGACAGAATAAATCGCTATTACAGGAGCAATATCAAGTCACGATGTTGGGTATTTTTGGCTCTTATGCTAGAGGAGAACAAACGGCAGAGAGTGATCTTGATATTTTAATTGACTACGACAAAGCGCCAACATTATTTCAGTTGGTAGAGTTACGAGATTATTTGAGTGAACAAGTCGGCTTGAGAGTTGATTTGGTGACAAAAAATGGTCTTAAATCGCGAATTAAAGCGCGTGTTCTAGCCGAAATTATTTATATATGA
- a CDS encoding iron-siderophore ABC transporter substrate-binding protein, with amino-acid sequence MSQIKRKSGGVQRSRKWLNQCLLLLLALVTVSACNSTAPNQNQPINPQTDISNCRGVQHALGETCVPINPQRVIVLAGGLDTVLSLGVKPIGSTHIDTNRWYYLEDRLEGIESLGNPRSPNLEAITALKPDLILGFEATDKENYVLLSQIAPTVIAEIQGSGDWKKMLNKYAEALGKTEKAKQIMTDYQARIEEFQTQMGDRLSQTEVSILHVEPQLEIYLEDSFPATVVADAGLPRPSDQTSTESTFTMNISKELLHKADGDIIFVWTSGRNEDLTEDVQAALEELKADPLWSQLNAVQQGQVYDVPGYWLGMGPISANLVLGDLFKYLVDSPSQVPQ; translated from the coding sequence ATGTCACAAATCAAGAGGAAGTCAGGGGGAGTCCAAAGAAGTCGCAAATGGTTAAATCAATGTCTACTTCTACTACTCGCTTTAGTAACTGTTTCAGCCTGCAACAGTACCGCACCCAATCAAAATCAGCCAATCAATCCTCAAACAGATATATCTAATTGTAGAGGAGTGCAACATGCATTGGGAGAAACTTGTGTTCCCATCAATCCTCAGCGAGTTATTGTTCTTGCTGGTGGCTTAGATACTGTCTTGTCACTAGGAGTAAAACCTATCGGCAGTACTCATATTGATACTAATCGATGGTATTACCTAGAAGATAGACTAGAAGGGATTGAGAGCCTCGGTAATCCTCGTAGTCCTAATTTGGAGGCAATTACGGCTCTGAAGCCAGATTTAATTTTGGGGTTTGAGGCGACTGATAAAGAAAACTATGTGCTGCTGTCGCAAATCGCGCCAACCGTTATCGCTGAAATACAAGGCAGCGGTGATTGGAAAAAGATGTTGAACAAGTATGCAGAAGCTCTAGGCAAGACTGAGAAAGCCAAACAAATAATGACGGATTACCAAGCTCGAATTGAGGAGTTTCAGACTCAGATGGGTGATCGCCTTTCGCAAACAGAAGTTTCTATTCTTCACGTCGAGCCTCAATTAGAAATCTATCTGGAAGATAGTTTCCCTGCAACTGTAGTAGCAGACGCGGGTTTGCCTCGTCCTTCTGATCAAACAAGCACAGAATCAACATTTACCATGAATATCAGCAAGGAACTACTCCACAAGGCAGATGGAGATATTATTTTTGTCTGGACTAGTGGTCGCAATGAAGACCTGACAGAAGATGTTCAGGCTGCATTAGAAGAACTAAAAGCTGATCCTCTCTGGTCGCAACTCAATGCGGTACAGCAAGGTCAAGTTTATGATGTTCCTGGCTACTGGCTCGGTATGGGGCCGATCTCAGCTAACTTAGTCCTCGGCGATTTGTTTAAGTATTTGGTCGATTCACCATCTCAAGTCCCTCAATGA
- a CDS encoding VOC family protein, which yields MSTEYAEQPSFDHLIHWVTDIDQAAEAYRAARLPVRDALTMPGFRNALWAFDLVNYVELATVDDWEAVRTSLYAEALAILRPAVESLGGRSGGLTFAVHVPDAGRMAEQLRVKGHEVAETQVRFEEYDLAFTEVFVLDGPGWWPFFISFDPPRDVLAAKRAEARAEAEASGTSVPGLPKSDADLVGVVVTSSDPEAAAAGVSELLGLAVESVAGAIRVPLPRVPLFFEPGETEGITGLLVAGIEVTEPVDLGGLWLRTQ from the coding sequence ATGAGCACCGAATACGCTGAGCAGCCCTCCTTCGACCACCTCATCCACTGGGTCACCGACATCGACCAGGCTGCCGAGGCGTACCGAGCAGCGAGACTTCCGGTACGCGACGCCCTCACGATGCCAGGCTTTCGCAATGCCTTATGGGCCTTCGACCTGGTCAACTACGTGGAGTTGGCGACCGTCGACGATTGGGAGGCGGTACGTACGAGCCTGTATGCCGAGGCGCTGGCAATACTCCGGCCCGCGGTCGAGTCGCTAGGCGGGCGTTCCGGTGGGCTGACATTTGCGGTGCATGTACCGGATGCAGGTCGGATGGCCGAACAGTTGCGCGTCAAGGGTCACGAAGTCGCCGAGACGCAGGTTCGGTTCGAGGAATACGATCTGGCGTTCACCGAGGTCTTCGTTCTCGATGGCCCCGGGTGGTGGCCGTTCTTCATCTCCTTCGATCCACCCCGCGACGTGCTGGCCGCCAAACGCGCGGAGGCTCGGGCTGAAGCCGAAGCATCGGGAACCTCCGTGCCTGGCTTGCCCAAATCCGATGCCGATCTGGTAGGTGTGGTGGTGACCAGCAGCGATCCCGAGGCTGCGGCCGCAGGGGTCTCCGAACTGCTCGGGCTTGCGGTTGAGTCCGTCGCGGGCGCGATCCGAGTCCCGCTCCCCCGGGTGCCCTTGTTTTTCGAACCCGGTGAAACTGAAGGGATTACGGGGCTATTGGTCGCGGGCATTGAGGTCACAGAGCCAGTCGACTTGGGGGGCCTGTGGCTCCGGACTCAGTGA
- a CDS encoding iron-siderophore ABC transporter substrate-binding protein produces the protein MLNRLCHRFLWFLLAILTAIAISACNVTMSQHQADSGKLSAHTDAQHSPCRVIKHAMGEACVPMHPQRIAVLDWHSVNSLLSLQVKPIGVPSNIVPDFADELADVEKLGVDSQINVEKLLALQPDLILASSWNTSENYDQLSQIAPTVVDDFKTTGDWKRRFALHAEASGMAEKADQLMNDYEQRLAEVRDRLGAEWVENTKVSLVRVGSDLSRVSLYLKNSFGGTILEDIGFSRPASQDEGTIDQPPFVKQISKERLQEADGDVIFVWSFGATPEIAQANQAGLEQMKTDPLWLQLNAVQQGKVYEVGHYWNSGSPLTANLVFDDLLEYLADK, from the coding sequence ATGCTGAATCGTCTCTGTCATCGCTTTTTATGGTTCTTGCTGGCAATTTTGACGGCGATCGCAATTTCGGCCTGTAATGTCACCATGTCTCAACACCAGGCTGACTCTGGCAAACTGTCAGCTCACACCGATGCACAGCACTCTCCCTGTCGCGTGATTAAACATGCAATGGGTGAAGCTTGTGTTCCCATGCATCCTCAGCGCATTGCTGTACTGGACTGGCACAGTGTTAATAGTCTCCTTTCACTGCAAGTAAAGCCGATCGGAGTGCCTAGCAATATCGTGCCAGATTTTGCAGATGAACTGGCTGACGTAGAAAAATTGGGAGTTGATAGTCAAATTAACGTTGAGAAACTGCTGGCGCTACAGCCCGATTTGATTTTGGCGAGTTCATGGAATACCAGCGAAAATTACGATCAGCTTTCCCAAATTGCACCCACCGTTGTAGATGACTTTAAAACAACAGGAGATTGGAAAAGAAGATTTGCACTACACGCTGAAGCGTCAGGAATGGCTGAAAAGGCCGATCAGTTGATGAACGACTATGAACAGCGCCTTGCAGAGGTTAGAGATCGGCTGGGCGCAGAGTGGGTTGAGAATACTAAAGTTTCCCTGGTACGAGTCGGGTCGGATCTTAGTCGCGTTTCCCTTTATTTAAAAAATTCTTTTGGCGGCACCATTCTCGAAGACATTGGCTTTTCTCGCCCAGCTAGCCAGGACGAAGGCACCATCGACCAGCCTCCCTTTGTGAAGCAGATTAGTAAAGAGCGACTGCAGGAGGCGGATGGCGATGTCATCTTTGTTTGGTCATTTGGCGCGACTCCAGAAATTGCCCAAGCCAATCAGGCCGGATTAGAGCAAATGAAAACCGATCCGCTTTGGCTGCAGCTAAACGCAGTTCAGCAGGGAAAAGTATATGAAGTTGGGCACTACTGGAATTCTGGCAGCCCCCTAACAGCAAATCTAGTTTTCGATGATTTGCTCGAATACTTAGCTGACAAGTGA
- a CDS encoding DUF4351 domain-containing protein, giving the protein MDKGDAGLSLADLEALSEALLEFTNLADLEG; this is encoded by the coding sequence CTGGATAAGGGAGATGCTGGGCTTTCCTTAGCTGACCTGGAAGCTTTGAGTGAGGCACTGCTGGAGTTTACGAATTTGGCGGACTTAGAGGGCTGA
- a CDS encoding helix-turn-helix transcriptional regulator: MTITLTQQDYWDLFKASQPSENTGSQNTFETVIPFPEQLGQGSYRFIQLREGVGLRISHFQLHTEDVEIVSPERSHPLEYGLYLSGKIREQEVITAGQYFLYGSGMAPAVVGRDSADEPILGVEVHIEPSVLKTFLGETFDFTRGGLANLIRPNDQLYYQRYGTTTVAMQTALHQILNCPFDGVTKKVYLESKVWELMALLIDQERRQQDKSSESNSLKSDDIERIHHAREILAQQLDHPPSLLDLARQVGLNDCTLKRGFRQVFGETAFGYLHNQRMETARQLLLEGEVNVSEAARQVGFVNRSYFATAFRKKYGVSPSEHLRQTKNSG; this comes from the coding sequence ATGACCATTACCCTCACCCAACAAGACTATTGGGATTTATTCAAGGCGTCTCAGCCGTCAGAAAACACCGGCTCACAGAATACGTTTGAGACAGTTATTCCCTTTCCAGAGCAGTTAGGCCAAGGGTCCTATCGCTTCATTCAGCTACGAGAAGGCGTGGGGCTGCGAATTTCACATTTTCAGCTCCATACAGAGGATGTGGAAATTGTTTCGCCCGAGCGATCGCACCCGCTTGAGTACGGACTTTATCTTTCCGGCAAGATCCGCGAGCAAGAAGTGATTACGGCAGGTCAATACTTTCTATATGGCAGCGGCATGGCTCCGGCTGTAGTTGGTAGAGATTCGGCAGATGAGCCGATTTTAGGCGTCGAGGTTCACATCGAGCCATCCGTGTTGAAAACTTTTTTGGGCGAGACGTTTGACTTCACCCGTGGTGGACTGGCCAATCTGATCCGCCCCAATGATCAGCTTTACTACCAGCGCTATGGCACAACGACAGTGGCAATGCAAACAGCCCTGCATCAGATTCTTAACTGCCCCTTTGACGGCGTTACTAAAAAAGTCTATTTAGAGAGCAAAGTCTGGGAGCTGATGGCGCTGCTGATTGATCAGGAACGGCGGCAGCAAGACAAATCGTCGGAATCAAATTCACTAAAGTCTGACGATATTGAACGGATTCACCACGCCAGAGAGATTTTAGCTCAGCAGCTCGATCACCCGCCTTCGCTGCTTGATCTGGCCCGACAGGTAGGGCTCAACGACTGTACGCTCAAGCGCGGATTTCGTCAGGTCTTTGGCGAAACTGCCTTTGGCTATCTGCACAACCAGCGGATGGAAACGGCGCGGCAGCTTTTGCTAGAGGGCGAGGTCAACGTATCGGAAGCGGCCCGGCAGGTGGGCTTTGTTAATCGCAGCTATTTTGCCACCGCCTTTCGTAAAAAATATGGTGTTTCCCCCAGTGAGCATCTGCGTCAAACCAAAAATTCCGGCTAG